Sequence from the Sphingosinicella ginsenosidimutans genome:
GCGGTGCGCGCGGTATCGTTCCAATAGCCCTTCGCGACCAGCGGCCCGGCATGGACCAGTTCGCCCTCCGCCGCCGCCTGGCCGTCCGGGCCGATCACCATGATCTCCGCGAAGGGGATTGCCGTCCCCATCGAATCGGGATGTTCGTCGAGGAGCGCCGGCTCGAGATAGGTCGAGCGGAAGGCTTCGGTCAGGCCGTACATCGAATAGATGTCGGCCGCGGGAAAGACCTCGCGCATCCGCCGGATCACGGACGGGGCGAGCTTGCCGCCGCTGTTGGTCAGCCGCCGCAGCGACAGCGCCGCGGTGGCCGGCCAAGGCGCCTCGACAAGCTGGACCCACAAGGGAGGAACGCCAGCCAATGTACTGATCTTGTGTGTTTCGATCGCCCGAATCACATCGCGCGCGGCGAGATAGTCGAGTGGCACGACACAGCCGCCGGCGGCCCAGGTGGAAAGCAACTGGTTCTGCCCGTAGTCGAAGCTCAGTGGCAGCACCGCGAGCGTCCGGTCCTCGGGCGCAAGACCAAGATAGGCGGCGACGCTGATCGCGCCCAGCCACAGATTGGCGTGGGTCAGCATGACGCCCTTGGGCCGCCCGGTGGAGCCCGATGTGTAGAGCAAGGCTGCAAGATCCTCCGGGTCGCGATCGGAGGGCAGGAGCGGCGGCGTATCGAACAGCGCCGCGCTCGCCTCCTCGTCGATCAGGTCGCAGCCGGCGGGCACATCGCCCTCCTCGAGCGTGGCGATGCGCGCCTTGGCGGTGAGGAGGGCCCGGGCGCCGCTGTCGGCGAGGATATGGGCGACCTGCGCGTGCTTGAGCAGCGGATTGATGGGGACGTGGATGAGGCCCGCGCGCGCGCAGGCGAGCGGCAGCAGGCTGGTGAGCCGCGTCTTCGGGAGCCATGACGCCACCCGATCACCCTCGCCGAGATCACGCGCGCGAAGGGCGGCGGCGAGCGCGCCGACCGCCTGTTCGAGTCCGGCATAATCGAGCATGCCCTCGCGCGTCACCAATGCGGGCGCCTCCGGAGCGCCGCGAAGCGTCAGATGGTCGAGCGGCCGGGGAATTGGATCGGGCACCTTCATTCCTGCTTAAATGCCCGCGTGATAGGGCGCGGGCAAAGGGGCTTTGGCACGTGTCGGTTAAAATTGCCTGTTTCGAACGGCTGGACGAGGTCGCACGCGACGCCGCGGGCGCGCTCGATCGCGCGGCGCGGCCGATCCTCTACGATCGGCTCGACTGGTTCCGCCTGCTCGAAGCGCATTGCCCGCCTGCCGGCCGGTTGCTGGCCTTGCGCGCCGATGCGGAGGGCGCGCCGTCATGGCTGGTCCTCGCCATCGAGGGCAGGACGGCACGGCCCTATGCCGCCTGGTATTCCCTGCGGGTGGGGCCGATCGGCGGCTCCGGCGCCGACGCCATGACGTCATTCGCCGAAACGCTCGCCGCGCGCCGCCTTGCCAGCCTCGTCATGGCCCCGATGGAGCGGCCGGAGCCGCTGGCCGAGGGCCTTGCGAAGGCCGGCTGGTGGGTGCGCGTCGAGCCTGACAAGGCGAATTGGCGGATCGCGACGGAGGGAATGGATTTCGAGGCCTATTGGGCCTCGCGATCGGGCAGGCTTCGCAACACCGTGCGGCGCAAGGCCAGGGCGGCCGCGCTCGACGTCATGATCCATCGGCGGTTCGACGCCGAGGCCTGGGCCGACTACGAATCGGTCTACCGCGCGAGCTGGAAGCCCGAGGAAGGCTCCTTCCCCTTCCTGCGCGCGCTCGCCGAGCAGGAAGGCGCCGCGGGCTGCCTCCGCCTTGGCGTCGCGAAGAAGGACGGCCGGCCGGTCGCCGCGCAGCTCTGGACCGTGGAGAATGGCGAGGCGACGATCCACAAGCTCGCTTATGCCGAGGACGCCAAGGCGCTGTCCCCCGGCTCGATCCTTTCGCAGGCGATGTTCCGCCATGTGCTGGACGAGGATCGCGTGGCGGCGATCGATTATGGCGTCGGCGACGAGCCCTATAAGGCCGAGTGGATGGCCGAGCGGCGGCAGCTGTGGCGGATCGTCGCCCACAATCCGCGCACCTTCCCCGGCCTCCTCCGCGGCCTGCGCGAACGGGCCTCCGCGCTTGCCGCGCGGCTGCGGACTCGCTAGGCCCGCGGCCCAATCGGAGGGGTGAGACTTGGCTGCACATCCACATCATCATGACCGCGTGGATGCGACGTTGAGGGGCGTGCTGGTCGACGTGCTCGGCCTGCCCGTGGCGCGCGTCGCCTCGTTCGACGAGGAGACCCCGCTGTTCGGGGCGATGCCGGAATTCGATTCGATGGCGGTCGCCGGTCTGCTGACCGAGCTGGAGGACCGGCTCGGCATCCTGATCGAGGATCATGAGGTCGACGCCGACATGCTCGAAAGCTATGGCGCGCTGCTTCGCTTCACGCGGGAGAAAGTCGCCGCGTGAACGCCGACGGCCTCGCCTATGAGCCCTTCGAGGGATCGCGGGGCCGGCTCTGGATGATGCGGATCGGCGCTGCGGAGGCGCCGGCGGTGCTCTTCGTTCCCGCGCTCTTCGAGGAAATGAACCGCACCCGAGCGCTCGTCGCGGCGGCGATGCGCGCGCTCGCGGGTCGCGGCTTCGGCTGCTGGCTCACCGATCTCGCCGGCACCGGGGAGAGCAAGACCGCTCTGGAGGAGGCCAGCTGGCGCGATTGGCGGCATGACGTCAGTGCCGCCGCAAGGCTGGTCAGTGAGAAGAGCGGCGGCGCGCCACTCCTCGCTTCGCTGCGCGGTGGCGGGCTGATCGACGATGCGGCGGCGGCGATCGGCCGCTGGCGCCTTAGCCCTGTGGACGGCGCATCGCTCGTCCGCGACATGGAGCGCGCGGGCTTCGGCGGCGGCGAATGGGCCGGCTACCCGGCCTCGGCCGACGTGCGCGGCTTCCTCGCCGACGCCAGGCCCTATGCGCAGGCCCCGCTTCGCATCGTCCGCCTCGCCAGCGATCCCGGCGAGGCCGACCTCAAGATCGAAGGCCCGGCGCTGTGGCGGCGATCGGAGCCGGGCAGCTCCGCCGAGCTGGCCGAAGCGATGGCGGCGGACATCGCCGCTTGGCACGCGACATGCGCCGGCTCCTGACCTTCACCTGCGAGGGCGCGACGCTCGGCGCGACGCTGGACGAAGGCAAAGGGCCGATCGGCCTGCTCATGGTCATGGGCGGAAGCCAGACGCGCGTCGGCTCCCACAGAATGTACGAAAGGCTTTCCAAGAGCCTGTCGGAGAATGGAATTTCCTGCTTCCGCTTCGATCGGCGCGGGGTTGGCGACAGCGCCGGCGAGGATCCGGGATTTCGCGGCAGCGGCCCGGACATCCAGGCCGCGCTGGCAGCCTTCCGGGCTGAGGTCCCTGCCCTCACCCGCATCCTCGGCTTCGGCCTGTGCGACGGGGCGAGCGCGCTGGCGCTGCACGGGGACGGGATCGACGGCCTGATCCTCGTCAATCCCTGGCTGGTCGAGGCCGAAGCCGGCGCGCCCCCCGCCGCTGCCGTCTCCGCCCATTACCGCGCGCAGCTGGCAAGCCGCGAGGGTTGGAAGCGACTGCTGACCGGAGCGGTGAATTTCCGCAAGCTCATCAGAGGCCTGTGGCGCATTGTTACCGGACGCCGCCAAGCCGGGCTGGCGCGCGACATCGCCCGTGCCCTGCGCAAACGACGGGTGCCGAGCGAAGTGATCCTCGCCACCGGCGACGCCACCGCCATCGCCGCGGCGGCGGAGCTTCGCACCCCGCTTTATGGCGGGCTCGTCCAGGCGACGCAGACCTTCGCGACCAATTCGCACACCTTCGCGCGGCCGGGCGACGAGGCCGCGCTGCTGGAAATGGTCGAGCAGGCGATCCACTCGCTTCGGCGCTGATCGCCGCGCTCACGCCTCCTGGAGGAGGTGCGTCTCGACGCTTTCGAAATCCATCTCGGCAAGGAAACGCTCTGCGTCGAGGGCGGCCATGCAGCCGGTGCCCGCGGCGGTCACCGCCTGGCGGTAGGTCTTGTCCATGACGTCGCCGCAGGCGAACACGCCGGGCACACTGGTGTGCGTCGTTCCGGTTTGGACCTTCACATAGCCATCGGAATCGAGCTCGAGATGGCCCTTGAACAATTCGGTTGCCGGGACATGGCCGATCGCGACGAACGCCCCCTCGATATCGATCCGCTCGATCGCGCCGCTGGTCGTGTCGCGCAGCTCGGCGGCGACCAGCACCTCGGGCGTGCCCTCGCCAAGGAATCGCGCGATCTCGCGGTTCCACAGCACCTTGATGTTGGGATGCGCGAAGAGCCGTTCCTGCAGGATCTTTTCCGCGCGGAGCGAATCGCGGCGGTGGATCAGGGTGACGTCATGACTGTGGTTGGTCATGTAGAGGGCCTCCTCGACCGCGGTGTTGCCGCCGCCGATCACGATCACCTTCTTGCCCCGATAGAAGAAGCCGTCGCAGGTCGCGCAGGCACTGACGCCCTTGCCCTTCAGGCGCTCCTCGGTCGGAAGGTCCAGCCACCGCGCCTGCGCGCCGGTCGCGATCACCAGCGTGTCGCCAAGATAGACGTTGCCGCTGTCGCCGGTGAGGCGGAACGGCCGCTGCGAGAGGTCCACGCTGGAAATATGGTCCCATTCCATGCGTGCGCCGACATGTTCGGCCTGCTTCTGCATCTGCTCCATGAGCCAGGGGCCCTGGATGACGTCGGCGAAGCCCGGATAATTCTCGACATCGGTGGTGATGGTGAGCTGGCCGCCGGGCTGGATGCCCTGGACGACGATCGGCGCCAGGCCGGCCCGCGCCGCATAGATGGCGGCGGTGAGACCGGCCGGGCCGGAGCCGAGGATGATCATGCGCGAGGAGTGGGTGGCGGTCATTCGGTGGTCCTTGTCTTGCCCGGATGAGGTAGGCAGGCCCCCAGCCCCGCGCAACCGTGATTTGCCGCCGCGCGTCCGGGCTGGTAGGATTCGGCCATCCCCCATGTTCAAGATTCAGGAATGTTTCCGATGACCGCCCATGATACGCCCTCGTCCGTCCACGACAATCCGCTCGGCCTCGACGGCTTCGAATTCGTCGAATTCACAAGCCCCGATCCGGCGGCGATGGCGGACCTGTTCGTGAAGCTCGGCTTCACCCATATCGGCAACCACAAGTCGAAGAACGTGCGCCATTACGGCCAGGGCGACATCAACTTCATCCTCAACATGGAGCCCGCGGGCCAGCCGGCGGAATTCCGCAAGGCGCACGGCCCGTCCGCCAACGGCATGGCCTTCCGGGTCAAGGATGCGAAAAAGGCGTTCGAGATGGCGATCGCCCGGGGCGCGACGCCGGTGAAGACCCCGCGCGGTCGCGGCGAGCTCGACATTCCGGCGATCGAAGGGATTGGCGGATCCTATCTCTATCTCGTCGATCGCTATGGCGCCGAGCAGATCTACGACGTCGATTTCACCCCGGTCCCCGGCGCGACGCGCGAGGACAACAGCGTAGGGCTCCACACGCTCGATCATCTCACCCACAATGTGAATCGCGGCCGGATGAACCACTGGGCTGGATTCTACGAGCGCATCTTCAACTTTCGCGAGATCCGCTATTTCGACATCGAGGGTCAGCAGACCGGCCTTTTGAGCCGCGCCATGACCGCGCCCGACGACAAGATCCGCATCCCGCTCAACGAAAGCCAGGACGATTACAGCCAGATCGCGGAATATCTGAAGGAATATAAGGGCGAAGGCATCCAGCACCTAGCCTTCGCAACCGACGATATCTTCGTCACGGTCGACCGGATGAAGGCGAACGGGGTCCATTTCCAGGACAGCCCCGACACCTATTACGACATGATCGACCAGCGCATCCCGAACCACGCCCATGACGTGGAGGCGATGCGCAAGCGCCGCATCCTGATCGACGGATCGCCGGAGACCGGCGACGGCCTCCTGCTCCAGATTTTCACCGAGAACATGATCGGCCCGATCTTCTTCGAGGTGATCCAGCGCAAGGGCAATGAGGGCTTCGGCGAGGGCAATTTCAAGGCGCTGTTCGAATCGATCGAGCTCGACCAGATCCGCCGCGGCGTCATTCCGGCGGCGGCGGCGAGCGCGACGGAAGGGTCCGCAGCGTGAGACATTCACCGATTCGCGCCTTGCAATTGCGAGTCGGGCGAGTCTAGGCTCCCGATCGGGCGGGCCGCCCCCGGCTCCCCACCCGATCAGCAGCAGATAAACGCGGGCTTTCAAGGCGTTCGCGCCTGTCTCGCCGTCAAGGAGAACGCATGACTTTTCGCAGATTTCTGGCCGCCGCGGCCTTCGCCGCCATTGCGCTGGCGCCCGGCGCCGCGACTGCCCAGGTTCCCGCTGGTGTCGAAGTCGGCGCCACGGTCAAGGACGTCCAGGGCGGCGTCGTCGGCACGATCACCGCGATCAACGGCACGAATGTCACCATCCGCACCGATCGCCTGGACGCGACCGTCCCGGCGACCTCTTTCACGGTCCATGAGGGCGATGTCCTGTTCGGCATGACCCAGGCGCAGCTCGACGCCGCGGTCGATCAGGCCAATCAGGCCGCGCAAGCCGCCTTCGCGGTCGGCACCCAGGTCAAGGATCGCGACGGCGCGGTCGTTGGCGCAGTCCAGGCGCTCGACGCGGAGACCGTGACCGTCCAGATGGGCGAGCAGCAGATCCGCCTGCCGCGCACGGCGCTTGCCGCGAGCGGCGGCGCGCTCGTGACCGGCGCGACCCTCGCCGAACTCCAGGCGGCCGCCGGCGGCGGCGCGAGCGGCACGCAATAGCCCTTGCCCGGGGCCGGCCCGCCGGCCGGCCCCGCTTTTCCTCAGGAACCGCGGCGAAAAGCGCTTGGCGGACCTTCGCCGGGCCGGATAGGGTCGCCTCCTGGGGAGACCGGTATGGCGAGCAAGGCGTTGAACATGGACGAGGCGAGCGGGGCGACGGCGTCGCCGCGCTGGGAAGAGGATGCGCTCGGCTTCCTCATCGCGCCGATGACCCGCCAGGCCTTCCTCGGCGAATATTACGAGCAGCGCGCCTTGCTCGTCCGGCGCGGCGAGCCCTTTCGCTACGCCGACCTCCTGACCCTCGACACGCTCGACGCGTTCATCGCCGGCGCCGACCTGCGCGAGGGCATGCTCGATCTGACCAGCCGACGCGAGCGTCCGCCGCGCGATGCCTATATCGATTCGCGCGGCCGGGTGGATCCGGTCGCGGTCGCCGAGCTCTACATGGACGGGGCGACGATCATCCTGCCCCACCTCCACGATTCGATGGCGAATCTCGGCGAGTTCTGCCGCTCGCTCGAAGAGGTCTTCTCGTGCCACGTCCAGACCAACATCTATCTCACGCCGCGCGTGAACGAGGACGGGTCGGCAAACCAGGGCTTCCCGCCCCATTATGACAATCACGACGTGTTCGTGATGCAGATTTCGGGCCGCAAGGCGTGGCGGCTCTATGGAACGCCGGTGGAGACGCCCTATCGCGGCGAACAGTTCGACATCGCGACCCATCAGGCCGGCGAGGTGACCGAATCATTCACGCTGGAGCCGGGCGACTGCCTCTATGTGCCGCGCGGGTTGATGCACGATGCCGAGAATGTGGGGGAGGAGCCGTCGCTCCACATCACCGTCGGCCTCATCACCAAGACCTGGGCCGATCTTCTGCTCGAATCGATTTCCGAGCTGGCGCTCGCCGAGCCGGCCTTCCGCCGCTCGCTCCCGGCCGGGTTCGCCGCCCGCGATTTCGATCGGGCGGCGGCCGAGCGCCATTTCGCGAAGCTCATCGATCTCGTCGCCGAAAGGGCGCGCATGGATGGCGCCTTCGATCTGCTCGCCGACAATTTCATGCGTGCGCGCAAGCCCAACACGGCCGGCGTGATCGCCGCCGCCCAGCAACCGATCACCGACTCGACGCCCTTCCGTCGCCGCCGCTTCGTTCCCTGGAATGTCGCCGACGATAGCGGCCGGCTCGTGCTCATCGGCCCAGGCGAGGACCTTGAACTCAATCCGCACGACGGCGACGCGCTCGATGTCGCGCTGTCGGGCGATCGCTTCACCCCCGCCGATCTCTCCTGCGACAGCCCGATCGCCCTGGCCCGCACATTGTGGGCGGCGGGTTATCTTGAACGGCTGAGGGACTGACGGGCCCTTCCCGGGCCCGGTGGTAGCGGAGGAGGGACTTGAACCCCCGACACGCGGATTATGATTCCGCTGCTCTAACCAGCTGAGCTACTCCGCCCCATCGGCCGCGTCGCCGAGCGACGCGAGGGCGCGCTATAGGAAGGTGGGCCGTGTCGGTCAACCGGAGCGATGGAAGCCGCTTTTCAACGACCGCTCCGCATGTGAAACAGGCCTCGGAACCGCAAGCCGCGCCTCCTCGTTCGAGCGCGCATGAGAGGGGACGGAGACGAAAATGGACCTCGAAACGCCGCTTGAGACGATCTGCCGCCTCATCATTCGCTCCAAGGAGCTGGACGCGCAGGTGCCCGGCAACGATCCCGACGAGGATCCCGACGATGTCGACGACACCGACGATGACGACGACGAGTCCGGCGGCGCGCTCTCGGTCCTCGACGACGAGCTGAACACCGGGGTCGAGGAGGAGGTCGTCGCCCTGCTCGACGATCTTGCCGACGATCAGCTGGCGGAGATCGTCGCGCTCGCCTGGGTCGGCCGTGGCACCTATGATTCAAGCGAATGGGACGACGCCCTGGCGGAGGCGAACGATCTCGATCCCGACGAGCGGATCGACGAGCTGCTCGAAATGCCGGCGCTCGGCGGCCATCTCGAGGCCGGGCTGGCGGCGTTCGACTATAGCTGCGACGGGATCGGCCAGCTCGACTAGCGTCGGAAAGGCCAGCTGCGCAGCGGCTCCCACGGGCCGCCCTGATAGCGCCAGAGCGCGAGCGCGCGGATGGCGAGCGCTCGCGGCATCGGCATGGCGGCAAGCCGCGCCTGGACATCCCGCGCGGCCCTGCGCGTGACCTTGTTCTGGATGGTGAGGTGCGGGCGCCACGGCGCCCGGTCCTGGGGCGTCAACAACCCGTGAAGCGCATCGGCGAGATCGGAGCGGATCGCCTCCAGGTCGGAGCTCTCGACGCGCAGGGCCGTCCCCTCCCCCAGATCCATGAGCCCGGCGATCGTCGCGCGTGGCGGCGGAGCCCCGGCCGCGTCGGCAAGGCGCGCGGCGAGCTCGCGCTCGATGCTCGGCGGGAGGTGGTGGAAGAGCGTGAGATGCGCCGGCACCCGATTGCGCTCGGGCGGGTAATGATCGCGCCGCAGCTGCTGGAGCCAGCCGTCGTCGCCCGGCCCGAAGGTCGCCGTGACGATCAGCGGGCCGGTCAGATCTCCACCTGCGAGCCGAGCTCGACCACGCGGTTGGGCGGCAGCTTGAAGAATTCCATCGCGCTCTCGGCGTTGCGGAGCATCCAGGCGAACAGCTTCTCGCGCCAGATCGCCATTCCGGGCCGCTGCGAGGCGATCAGCGTCTGGCGGGCGAGGAAGAAGCTGGTGTCCATCATCTTGAACTCCGGCCCGCACGACTGGACCTGGACAAGCGCTGCCGGGATGTCGGTCTCCTGCATGAAGCCGTAGCGAACGATCAGGCGGAAGAAGCCGTTGCCGAGCGCCTTCAATTCGAACCGCTTTTCCTCGTCCACATAGGGCACGTCCTCGATCTTGACGGTGAGGAGCATGACCCGCTCGTGCAACACCTTGTTATGCTTGAGATTGTGGAGCAGCGAGGGCGGAATCCCCTCGGCCGATGTCGTCATGAAGACGGCCGTGCCCGGAACCCGCTGGGCGCTGTTCACCGCCGATTTGATGAAGACCGGGGCCGGGATCGCCGCCTCGTCCATCCGCTCGATCAGGAGCTTGCGGCCCTTCGCCCAGGTGGTGAGGAAGGTGAAGGCGATGAAGCCGATCAGCAGCGGGAACCAGCCGCCGGCCGGCACCTTGGTGAGATTGGCGGTGAAATAGCCGATGTCGACGAGGAAGAAGAGCGCGAGCAGCGGCACCGAATACCAGGGCTTCCACCGCCACAGCACGAACAGCACCACCGTGAGCAGGCAGGTGTCGATGAACATCGCACCGGTCACGGCGATGCCGTAGGCGGCGGCAAGATTGCTGGATGTCTGGAAGAAGAGGACGAGCAGGATCACCATCACCATCAACGTCCAGTTGATCACCGGGATGTAGATCTGCCCCACCGCCGATTCGCTGGTGTGGAGAATCCGCAGCCTCGGGATGAAGCCGAGCTGCATCGCCTGCTGGGTCACGGAGAAGGCGCCCGAGATCACGGCCTGGCTGGCGATGATCGTCGCCAGCGTCGCGAGGATGACAAGCGGTAGCCGCCCGGCCTCCGGCGCGAGCAGGAAGAAGGGATTCTGCACCGCTTCATTGGCGGCGGCGGGATCGAGCGACAGGATCATCGCTCCCTGCCCCATATAGTTGAGCATCAGCGCGGGCATGACGAAGACGAGCCACGACAGCCCGATCGGACGGCGGCCGAAATGGCCCATGTCGGCATAGAGCGCCTCCGCGCCGGTCACGGCGAGGACGACCGAGCCGAGCGCGAGAAAGGCGTGGAGCCGGTCGTGCCAGAAGAAGCCGACCGCGTTCACCGGGTTGATCGTCTCGACGATGATCCACGGACGATCGGCGATATGAATGATCCCGAGCACCGCGATCGTGGCGAAATAGAGCAGCATGATCGGGCCGAAAAAGGCGCCGACCCGCGCCGTGCCGTGCGCCTGGATGGCGAACAGCCCGATCAGGATCGCGGCCGCGACAGGCACGACGAACGGCTCGAAGCCCGACTGCACGGTGGTCAGGCCCTCGACCGCCGACAGCACCGAAATGGCCGGCGTGATCATCGAATCGCCATAGAAGAGCGCGCAGGCGAAGACGCCGAGAAGGACGATGCCGGCGGTCCATCGTCGCTGGGCGCGCGCGGTCGACCGGCTGATGAGCGCGAGCAGCGCCAGGCTGCCGCCCTCGCCCTTGTTGTCGGCGCGCATGATGACCATCACATATTTGATCGTCACCACGATCATCATCGACCAGAAGATCAGGCTCAGCACACCGGTGATCTCGGCGAGGCCGTGGCTCAGCTGATGATGGCCGGCGAAGGTCTCGCGAAAGGCGTAGATCGGGCTGGTGCCGATGTCGCCGAAGACGACGCCGACCGCGCCGACGGCGAGCCCGGCAAGGCCCGCCCGGCCATGCGCGCCGGGGCCGTGCGCCGCGGGCATTTCGGAGGTTCTGGCTTCGCTCATCGGTCAGGAACGCTGAACGTCCGACTTTCCCCGTTGCTGCCCCGACCGTGCCAAGGCGTCGCGGCCCCTAGCACCTCGTTCATTCCACAGCAATATTACCGGGGCCCTCAATCGCCGGCCGCGAGCGTGCGGATGGTGAATTGCGTGACCAGCCGGTGGACGCCCGGAAGTGCCGACAGGATCTCGCGGTGGACGCGCTCGTAGCTGTCGTCGGCGCGCACGAGAACCTTCAGCAGATAATCGGACTGGCCGCTCATCAGATGCGCCTCGCACACCTGTGCGGTCCGCCCCAGCGCCTCCTCGAACGCCATCATCGTCGCCTGGCGCTGGTCGACGAGCGTGACCGACACGAACACTGTCGAGGGATTGCCCTTCGCCGCCGGCGACAGGCGGGCGCGATAGCCGAGGATCAGGCCCGCCTCCTCCAGCGCCTTCACGCGCCGGTGCGCGGCGGAGGGAGACAGCCCCACCTTCGCGCCAAGCTGGTCGCTGGTCAGGGCTGAATCGACCCCGAGCAGGTCGATGATCTTGCGGTCTATCGCGTCCATGGTGGCACATTTCGCAAAATAGATGGGGATGACGCAACCATCTTGCAAAGCGCCGGCCGCGCGCCCGGCGATTCGCAAGCACTTCCCGGACGCTTTGGAGTAAGGGAGCCAATCCGCCCATCAGGAGAGGCATCATGCGCATCGGCGTTCCCAAGGAAATCAAGAATCACGAATATCGCGTCGGCCTCACGCCGCCGTCGGTCGCAGAGCTGGTGTCGGCCGGACACGAGGTCGTCGTCGAGACGAACGCCGGCGCCGGCATCGACTTCGAGGATTCGGACTATGTCGCCGCCGGCGCGACGATCCTGGGCACCGCCAAGGAAGTCTTCGCCGCCGCCGACATGATCGTGAAGGTGAAGGAGCCGCAGCCGGTCGAGATCGCGATGCTCGAGCCGCGGCACCTGCTCTTCACCTATCTCCATCTCGCCCCCGATCCCGAGCAGGCGAAGGGCCTGATCGCCTCCGGCGCGACCTGCATCGCCTATGAGACGGTGACCGCAAAAGACGGCTCGCTGCCGCTCCTGAAGCCGATGAGCGAGGTCGCGGGCCGCATGTCCGTGCAGGTCGGCGCCCACTATCTCGAAAAGGAGCAAGGCGGCCGCGGGGTGCTGCTCGGCGGCGTTCCCGGCGTCGCCCCGGCGCGGGTCGCGATCCTGGGCGGCGGCGT
This genomic interval carries:
- a CDS encoding acyl-CoA ligase (AMP-forming), exosortase A system-associated; this translates as MKVPDPIPRPLDHLTLRGAPEAPALVTREGMLDYAGLEQAVGALAAALRARDLGEGDRVASWLPKTRLTSLLPLACARAGLIHVPINPLLKHAQVAHILADSGARALLTAKARIATLEEGDVPAGCDLIDEEASAALFDTPPLLPSDRDPEDLAALLYTSGSTGRPKGVMLTHANLWLGAISVAAYLGLAPEDRTLAVLPLSFDYGQNQLLSTWAAGGCVVPLDYLAARDVIRAIETHKISTLAGVPPLWVQLVEAPWPATAALSLRRLTNSGGKLAPSVIRRMREVFPAADIYSMYGLTEAFRSTYLEPALLDEHPDSMGTAIPFAEIMVIGPDGQAAAEGELVHAGPLVAKGYWNDTARTAERFKPAPAGSIYGGTAVWSGDRVRRDAAGLLYFVGREDGMIKTSGNRVSPTEVEEAALASGLVAEAVALGVPDPRLGEAIALVVRPDRRDEEAALRAFLKRELPNFMQPGPIVWREDLPRSPNGKLDRVALKQELMG
- a CDS encoding GNAT family N-acetyltransferase; the protein is MSVKIACFERLDEVARDAAGALDRAARPILYDRLDWFRLLEAHCPPAGRLLALRADAEGAPSWLVLAIEGRTARPYAAWYSLRVGPIGGSGADAMTSFAETLAARRLASLVMAPMERPEPLAEGLAKAGWWVRVEPDKANWRIATEGMDFEAYWASRSGRLRNTVRRKARAAALDVMIHRRFDAEAWADYESVYRASWKPEEGSFPFLRALAEQEGAAGCLRLGVAKKDGRPVAAQLWTVENGEATIHKLAYAEDAKALSPGSILSQAMFRHVLDEDRVAAIDYGVGDEPYKAEWMAERRQLWRIVAHNPRTFPGLLRGLRERASALAARLRTR
- a CDS encoding acyl carrier protein yields the protein MAAHPHHHDRVDATLRGVLVDVLGLPVARVASFDEETPLFGAMPEFDSMAVAGLLTELEDRLGILIEDHEVDADMLESYGALLRFTREKVAA
- a CDS encoding hydrolase 1, exosortase A system-associated, whose product is MRRLLTFTCEGATLGATLDEGKGPIGLLMVMGGSQTRVGSHRMYERLSKSLSENGISCFRFDRRGVGDSAGEDPGFRGSGPDIQAALAAFRAEVPALTRILGFGLCDGASALALHGDGIDGLILVNPWLVEAEAGAPPAAAVSAHYRAQLASREGWKRLLTGAVNFRKLIRGLWRIVTGRRQAGLARDIARALRKRRVPSEVILATGDATAIAAAAELRTPLYGGLVQATQTFATNSHTFARPGDEAALLEMVEQAIHSLRR
- the trxB gene encoding thioredoxin-disulfide reductase, whose protein sequence is MTATHSSRMIILGSGPAGLTAAIYAARAGLAPIVVQGIQPGGQLTITTDVENYPGFADVIQGPWLMEQMQKQAEHVGARMEWDHISSVDLSQRPFRLTGDSGNVYLGDTLVIATGAQARWLDLPTEERLKGKGVSACATCDGFFYRGKKVIVIGGGNTAVEEALYMTNHSHDVTLIHRRDSLRAEKILQERLFAHPNIKVLWNREIARFLGEGTPEVLVAAELRDTTSGAIERIDIEGAFVAIGHVPATELFKGHLELDSDGYVKVQTGTTHTSVPGVFACGDVMDKTYRQAVTAAGTGCMAALDAERFLAEMDFESVETHLLQEA
- the hppD gene encoding 4-hydroxyphenylpyruvate dioxygenase, with amino-acid sequence MTAHDTPSSVHDNPLGLDGFEFVEFTSPDPAAMADLFVKLGFTHIGNHKSKNVRHYGQGDINFILNMEPAGQPAEFRKAHGPSANGMAFRVKDAKKAFEMAIARGATPVKTPRGRGELDIPAIEGIGGSYLYLVDRYGAEQIYDVDFTPVPGATREDNSVGLHTLDHLTHNVNRGRMNHWAGFYERIFNFREIRYFDIEGQQTGLLSRAMTAPDDKIRIPLNESQDDYSQIAEYLKEYKGEGIQHLAFATDDIFVTVDRMKANGVHFQDSPDTYYDMIDQRIPNHAHDVEAMRKRRILIDGSPETGDGLLLQIFTENMIGPIFFEVIQRKGNEGFGEGNFKALFESIELDQIRRGVIPAAAASATEGSAA
- a CDS encoding cupin domain-containing protein, giving the protein MASKALNMDEASGATASPRWEEDALGFLIAPMTRQAFLGEYYEQRALLVRRGEPFRYADLLTLDTLDAFIAGADLREGMLDLTSRRERPPRDAYIDSRGRVDPVAVAELYMDGATIILPHLHDSMANLGEFCRSLEEVFSCHVQTNIYLTPRVNEDGSANQGFPPHYDNHDVFVMQISGRKAWRLYGTPVETPYRGEQFDIATHQAGEVTESFTLEPGDCLYVPRGLMHDAENVGEEPSLHITVGLITKTWADLLLESISELALAEPAFRRSLPAGFAARDFDRAAAERHFAKLIDLVAERARMDGAFDLLADNFMRARKPNTAGVIAAAQQPITDSTPFRRRRFVPWNVADDSGRLVLIGPGEDLELNPHDGDALDVALSGDRFTPADLSCDSPIALARTLWAAGYLERLRD
- a CDS encoding DUF3775 domain-containing protein, which produces MDLETPLETICRLIIRSKELDAQVPGNDPDEDPDDVDDTDDDDDESGGALSVLDDELNTGVEEEVVALLDDLADDQLAEIVALAWVGRGTYDSSEWDDALAEANDLDPDERIDELLEMPALGGHLEAGLAAFDYSCDGIGQLD
- a CDS encoding 2'-5' RNA ligase family protein → MPAHLTLFHHLPPSIERELAARLADAAGAPPPRATIAGLMDLGEGTALRVESSDLEAIRSDLADALHGLLTPQDRAPWRPHLTIQNKVTRRAARDVQARLAAMPMPRALAIRALALWRYQGGPWEPLRSWPFRR